GCCGGAGTATATGGCCGTGCGGAAGCACCATTCGCTGCTGGAGATCTGCCGGACTCCGACGATTGCGGCCGAGGTAACGATTACGGCCGCTGAACGGCTGGGCGTGGATGCTGCGATTATCTTTGCCGATCTGCTGCTGCCGTTTACGCCGATGGGACTGGACTTCGAGTTCGTTGCGGGAGAAGGGCCGGTGGTTCATACGCCGGTGCGGACGCTGGAGCATGTGAAGGCGCTGCGGACCGATCGCGTGGAGGAACTACAGTACGTTGCGCGCGCCATCGAGCAGGTTGCAAAGCACTTTGCTGCTCCGCGGGCGGATGGGGATGAGTTGGGAATCATTGGATTCTGCGGTGCTCCGTGGACGCTGGCTGGGTACATGATTGAGGGCGGCAAGCAGGGCGGCGGGGATCGCAACTACATCGAGACGAAGAAGATGATGTACTCCGATGGAGCTGCGTGGTCGCTCCTGATGGAGAAGATTGTTACCGTTTTAGTTGCTTATGCGCAGCAGCAGGTGGAGGCTGGCGCGGATGTGATCCAGGTCTTCGATAGCTGGGTGGGAAAGCTGAGCGTTCGAGACTATCGGCGGTACTGTCTTGGATGGACGACGGAGCTGGTCGAGCGCATCAAGTCCCTTGGAGTGCCGGTGATCTACTTTGGCGTGGAGACCGCTTCCCTGCTGCCGGCGATGAGCGAGACGGGAGCAGACGTGATTGGGCTGGATTGGCGGACGCCTTTGGATGCGGGATGGAAGGCAGTCGGCCCGGGCTGCGCGGTGCAGGGAAATCTTGATCCGGTTGCATTGTTCGCAAACGAAGAGGTGTTGAAGGATCAGGTGCGCGAGATTCTGACCGCCGCAAATGGACGGCCCGGGCACATCTTCAACCTGGGCCACGGCATTGTGCCTGGTACGCCGGTGGAGAATGTAATTCGCGTGGTGGAGTGGGTCAAGGAGTTGAGCGCGGTTGGAGTGACACGACGATGAGTTTTGAGAAAGGTAAAAGCGCGGTTTTGCTGCTTGCCCATGGAACGCCGGACATGCTGGGTGAGATGGCCGAGTATCTGAGCAAGGTGACCGGCGGGCGAGCGATGCCGCAGGAGATTGTCAAAGAGCTGCAGCATCGGTATGCGCAGATCGGGCTGCAAGAGGCGCCTGGGTTGGAGCCTCCGCCGCTGACGAAGTGGACGATGGTGCAGGCACATATGTTGGAGCATGTCTTGGACGCGGGCAAGGTGTATGTCGGTATGCGTAACTGGCATCCCTATATTGCGGACACCGTTGCGGAGATGCGACAGGATGGAGTGACGAGAATCAAGGCTGTGTGCCTGGCTCCGCAGAACTCCCGGACCAGCGTCGGACTTTACCGGAAGGCTGTGCTCTCTGCGGCGACTGGCATTGAGGTTGAGTTTGTTGCTGGATGGGCGGACAGTCCGCTGCTGGCGGAGGCCTTTGCCGAGAAGCTGCGCCCGGTGTGGACGGAAGCCTGCGCTGAGTCGGGACAGCGAGTGCCGGTTCTGTTTACAGCGCACAGCGTGCCGTGCCGAACAATCATGACTGGTGAGGCTTCGATTACGGGAGCGAGGCCGGGAACTCCTGTGCAGGACTCGCCTGATCCTTATCCTGTGGAGGCCAAGCGCACCGCACAGATGGTGGCCGATCGAATGTCGGCAATCGGTTTTCGCGAGAACGATTGGTACTTCGCGTTTCAGAGTCAGGGTATGAGCGGAGGACCGTGGATTGGGCCGACGGTGGAGGACACGCTCAAAGCGATCAAGGCAGAAGGGCACGTGGGCGTCGTGATGCAGCCGGTGGGGTTTCTCTGCGATCATGTGGAGATTCTGTACGACATTGACGTTGCTTTTCGTCAGACGGCGAGCGAGCTGGGTCTGAAGTTGTGGCGGGCGGAGAGCCTGAACGACTCGCCGGTGCTGGTGGAGGCGCTGGTGGACGTAATCACCGGAAAATATAAGGCGACCGTCGATGAGGTGATGGTTCCGGCTTAGGTATAGGCTGTCTTGAGGGCCGACGGCGGGGGCTCTGTTCTCCGCTCTTTTATTGGCAGATGTTTCCTGGAGAGAAGATGAAGCGCGTTGCGATTGTTGGCGGCGGAGTCGCAGGACTGGCGGCGGCGTATGAGCTGTCGCGGCAGGCCCGTAACGGCGCATCGCTGCAGGTGGTGTTGTTCGAAGCCTCGACGCGCCTGGGTGGAATTATCGAGACGGTGCATGAAGGTGAGTTCGTGATTGAGTGCGGACCCGATGCGTGGGTGACGGAGAAGCCGTGGGCGCGTGAGCTGGCAGAAGAGCTTGGCCTGGGCGATGAAGTGATACCTTCCAACGATGCCACGCGGAAGACTTATATTCTGGTCGACAAGAAGCTGCAGGCGATACCGGATGGTATGCGGATGATGGTGCCGGCCGATCTCGATGCGCTGGATGCGTCGGAGATGTTTAGCGCGGCGGCGAAGCGGGCTTATCGCGAAGAGGTGGGACGAGCGGAGCAGTTGCGGGCGGACGCTCCTGATGAGGATGAAAGCGTTGCGGAGTTTATTCGACGCCACTTTGGAGAAGAGGTGCTGACGAAGATCGGTGCGCCTTTGCTGAGCGGTGTGTTTGGCGGCGATGTATCGAAGTTGAGCGTGCGGGCGGTGATGACTCCCTTTGTCGCAATGGAACGAGAGCATGGCAGTCTGATCGTCGCACTGCAGGCGCGTGCGGGAGCGAAGAAACACTCAGTGTTCACTACACTGCGCAGCGGTATGGGAACGCTGGTGGATCGTATGATTGCGGCCATTCCTGAAGATTGGATTCGACTGGCTGCCGAAGTGCAATTTGTGTCGTGCGGCGACGAAGGTTGGCTGGTGGGAACAGCTCGCGGTGTGGAACGGTTCGATGCCGTGATGATGGCGACTCCGGTGGATGTTGCTTGTTCTTTGCTGAAACCGGTGGACGCGGAGGTGGCTCCGTTGATGGAGATGGCGGCAAGCTCCGCGGTGGTGGTGGCATTTGGCTTTCCCGATGCGACGAAGTTTCCCGTGCCGCCTGGGTTTGGCTTTCTGGTGCCCCCAGGCTCCGATAGTCTGCTGCTCGCTGCAACCTTCGTCGATCAGAAGTTTGAAGACCGGGTGCCGCAGGGTGGACGGTTAGTGCGAGCCTTCTTTGGAGGCAAAGCTGCAGAACGGCTGATGCGATGTCGTAACGACGAGACCGCCGCAGTGGCGCGGATGGAGCTGGCCAGGATTCTGGGGCCGCTGCCGGAGCCTCAAGTGACCGTGGTTCGGCGATGGCCGCGAAGCCTCCCACAGTATGCCGTGGGGCATCTGGAACGGATGAAGAAGCTAGATGAACGAGTGAGTGAGCTTGATGGACTGTCGCTGCTTGGCAACGGATATCGTGGCGTGGGTGTGCCCGACCTAATTCGGGATGCCCGGGTTGCGGCGAGGCGTATCGCAGGTGCGAATAAAGATCTTGCAGGGGTCGCGGAGCTGTAAATATTTGACCCGGCGCAATGGCCGGGATAGTCTTTTTCTACACTGGTGTTGGGAAGACGGTGTAAATCCGTCGCTACCCCGTAACTGTAAGCGCTGAGAGTTTTGACGATTGGTATTAAGCCACTGGGATTTGTCCTGGGAAGGTGAGTCGAAGCTCGGTGAAGCGTAAGTCAGGAGACCTGCCGGTGGCCGATCAGGCTTGATTCAGCTTCGCTGGGAGAGCTGAAGAGCATTCTCGCTGACTGCAACCGAGGTCTGCCCGAGCGCTGCCTAACTTTATTCCCGCTCTGCTCGGCTGCTTCGAAAGATGCCGGGCAAGGAGCTAACAATGCAGGAGATGCGCCAGAGTTCCGTGACACTCGTTCTTGGCGGCGTTCGCAGCGGCAAGAGCCGTTATGCGCAGCAGCTTGCAGAGCGAGAAAGCCGCGTGATCTTTGTGGCGACAGCGAAGGCTTCGGACGACGAGATGCAGAGGAAGATCGAACGGCATCGCAAAGAGCGCCCGGCGGAGTGGATCACGGTGGAGGAGCCGTTGGAGCTGGTACAGGTACTGACAGAGCATGGGCAGAGCTGCGATGTGATGGTGGTGGATTGCCTGACGATCTTTGCGGCGAATCTTCTTGAGACCGAAGGTGATGACCAGGACACCGTAAATCGTCGCGTTGAGGCTTTCTGTGAGGCGTTGCGGTCGGCTGGTTGCTCGGTTGTGCTGGTTTCAAACGAGGTGGGCAGCGGAGTGGTGCCGGCGTACCCGATGGGGCGGCGTTACCGTGATCTGCTGGGAGAGATCAATCAGAGCGTGGCAAGAGTCGCCGATGATGTGGTGCTGATGGTAGCCGGGCTGCCACTTGCGCTGAAGGGACATCTTGAGGTGACTCTGTGAGAGGGCTGCTGATTTCAGGTGCTGCAAGCGGCGTTGGTAAGACTACGGTATCTCTTGCGGTTATGGCGGGCCTTCGACGGCGCGGGCTTGCGGTGCAGCCGTTCAAATGTGGGCCTGACTTTCTGGACACGGGACACCACACCCGAATATGTGGGCGAAAGGCTCGCAACCTTGACACGTGGATGCTGAGTGAAGAGGCGAACCGAAGTGTTCTGCGAGATGCAGCTCGGGGCGCGGATGTTCTGGTTGCTGAAGGCATGATGGGACTGTTCGATGGAAAGAGCGGGAACACCGAAGCGGGAAGCACCGCGGAGATTGCTAAGCTGCTGAAGCTGCCGGTAGTGCTGGTTGTCGATGCGGCAAAGACTGCGCGAAGCATCGCAGCGGTGGTGCTCGGCTTTGAGATGTTCGATCCGCAGTTGCAGCTTGCTGGTGTGATTCTGAACCGCGTTGCGACGGAGCGGCACTACGAGATGCTGCGGGCGGCGATTGAGACCAACTGCAGGACAAAGATTCTGGGCTGGCTGCCGCGCGATCCGACGATTGCGATTCCTGAACGGCATCTTGGCTTGCAGGGGGCGGCGGAAGCGGCGATTGATAACGATGCAGCGATCGACACGCTGTCTGCGCTTGCGGAAAAGTTCTTCTGTCTGGATCGTTTGCTTGAGCTGCACTATGATTTGGAGCTGAACGAGAATCAGGATTTCGGCGTGAAGCGTTCGCGATCTGAAGAAGATGTGCGAATCGGCGTCCCGTCCGATCATGCGTTCTCGTTCTATTATGAGGACAATCTTGACCTGCTGCGCGAACAGGGAGCTGAGATCGTCTGGTTCAGTCCACTGCACGACAGGTGTCTGCCAGACGGACTGGACGGGCTGTATCTGGGGGGAGGATATCCCGAACTGCATGCAGAACAGTTGAGCAGTAATCGCAGGATGCTCGAGGATGTTCGTACCTTCGCGGCTTCGGGAAGACCGGTCTATGCGGAGTGCGGAGGGATGATTTATCTATCCGAAAGCCTCAGCACAACGGACGGGGAGACGTACCCGATGGCTGGCGTGCTACCGCTGTCGATGCAGATGACGGATAAACTCGTGCAGTTCGGATACGTCACTGTTGAGTTCACCGCCGACTGCTTGCTGGGCGTGAAAGGAACCACCGTTCGCGGGCACAGCTTTCACTATTCGTGTCTTGTTTCCCGGGGAGAGGTGGCAACAAATTATCGCGTGCAGTACTCGATGTCCGGCAAAGAGGAGCTTGAGGGATTTAGGCAAGGCAATGTGCTGGCCAGCTATGTTCATCTACACTTCCGGGCGAATCCTACAATCGCGAGAGATTTTGTCGCTGCCATTCGACGAGCGCGCACACTGCAGACGGTGGCGCGGTGAGCGACTCTAACATCGTGTCGACCATTGAGTCGCCTAGTGAGCGGTGGCTTGCAAAGGCACGAGCGCATCTCGATACTTTGACCAAACCGCTGGGCAGTCTCGGCCGGTTGGAAGACTTTGCGGCACAGATGGTGTCGATTCGACAGCAGGAGTTTGCGGAGCCGCTACGAAAGGCTGTCTACATCTTTGCAGCCGATCATGGAGTTACCGCTGAGGGCGTCAGTGCGTATCCAAGCGAAGTGACGCGGCAGATGGTGCTCAACTTTCTTGCTCATGGCGCGGCTATCAATGTGCTCGCGAAACTTCACGGCGTCGAGATGAATGTTGTCGATGTCGGTGTGGATGCGGACTTCAACCGGATCGGCGGACTGTTGCATCGCAAAGTGCGCAGGGGAACGCGCAATATGATGCATGAGCCCGCAATGAGCAGCGACGAGTTGACGGAAGCTCTTGGTGTAGGACTGGACCTGGCTGACGATTCGAAGACGAAGGGGCACAACCTGGTTGCTGTCGGCGAGATGGGCATTGGAAATACCACGGCTGCGAGCGCCATCACCACTCTTCTTACCGGGAAACCAGTTGAGTTCACTACCGGCAAAGGGACCGGCCTGAACACCGAGGCGTTGCAGCACAAACGCCGGATCATCGAAGTAGTTTTGCAGAAGTATTTTGGGGAAGCGAAAGGTGACACTCTGCCTGATCCAGTCGATATACTCCGTATCGTCGGTGGGTTGGAGATCGCTGCGATGACGGGTTTCATACTCGGCGCGGCGCGGCATGGAGTCGCAGTGGTTGTCGACGGCTTCATTTCTACAGCAGCTGCTGCAATTGCATACGCGTTAGCCCCGCAGGTGCGCGGCTATCTTTTTGCTGGACATCAATCCGAAGAACCCGGGCACAAGGCGCTGCTCGACTACCTGGAATTGAGGCCGATTCTCGCGTTGAATATGCGTCTGGGCGAAGGCACTGGCGCGGTCCTGGCTATGCCGATCCTTGAGTCCGCGATGTGCCTTTATAACCAGATGGCGACGTTTGAATCTGCCGGCGTGAGCGAGGCTAGGGATTGACCGTAGCAGCACAAATTCGGAGACTTGGCGAGGAGCTCATAGTCGCCTTCCAATTTCTCACGCGAATCCCCATGCCTGCGATTGCGTTCGAGTCCGATTCCCTCTCGCGTGCCGTCAAATTTTTCCCGCTGGTTGGATTAGTTGTCGGATCAGGAGCCGTGCTGCTGCAAAAGCTGCTGACAACACATCTTATTCGTCCTCTTGCCGCGCTGGTTGTGCTCACTTATTTTGTACTGATTACCGGCTTTCTGCATGAAGATGGCCTTGCGGATACTGCAGACGGGTTCGGCGGTGGTTGGACTAAGGATCGGGTATTAGCCATCCTGCGAGATAGCAGGATTGGAAGTTACGGCGCGACTGCTCTTATTCTGTCGTTGCTGGCGCGCTATCTCCTGCTGTCTTCAATGCCGATGGAGCACTTTGCCGCTTACGTCATATCCGCCCATGTGCTCTGCCGATGGAGCTCCCTTCCGCTGAGTTATTTTCTCCCTCCTGCTCGCAAACAGGAGGGACAAGGTGCGCGCATCGCTCGGCTCACCTCTCTCCCTTCGCTGCTGTTTGGTTCGACCTTCGCTGCCGCAATCGTGGTCTTCGCTCTTCGACGGGCTTCCGTGCAGCCTCTTTTCGTCTCCCTCTTTGTAGTGACATTGAGCGGGTGGTTCTACTATCGAAGGATTGATGGCGTGACTGGAGATTGCTTCGGCGCAACCAATCAGCTTACCGAAATCGCGGTTTACTTCTGTGGGGTATGGATCGCATGAGCGAGATACTCTTCATTCGTCATGCGGCGACAGACATGGCTGGAACCTTTTGCGGCCACTCTGACCCTGACATCAATGCGCGCGGACAGCAACAGATCTCCGAGTTGATCGACAGACTTCGCAAGGAGAGTATCGACATCGTTTACACGAGCGATCTGCGTCGCGCTGCGGCGACTGCCAGCGCAATTGCCGAGGCGTTCGGCGTTGAGTGCGAGGTGCGTGCGGCCCTGCGTGAGATCAGCTTCGGCACATGGGAGGGGCTTAGCTGGAAAGACATTGAACAGCGCGATGCGGTTTATGCGCATCGATGGATGGCGGAATATCCGAGATTTGCGGCGCCTGACGGAGAGGACTTCAGCGACTTTGAACGGCGGGTGCTGAAGGAAGTGGAGTTCTTGTCTACAAAGGCAATAGAACAAAGGATCGCGGTCGTGACCCACGCGGGAGTCCTGAGAACCGTGCTGTGCTCGCTGGGCAACTGCAGCCAGCAAGATGCCTGGAGACAGACTGAGAGCTACTGTGCCATTGTTCGGCATACGGTTGCACCACCGCTCCTGACGCAGATCATCGGAGCGAGCTCATGACTTCGCGTAAGGTTGACGTACGCGAGTTGATCGCCTGGGGTTTGGATGAATACTCCTACCGCGACGACGTCACAGGTTTCAATTCGAGGGAGTTAGCTGCCCGCATTGCGAAAGCAGGTGCGAAGTTAGCCGAGCATGCTCGGTACACGAGTATCAGCGCTTTACTCGAGCGAGAGACACGAGACATTCAACCTTTGCTCGCGACGGTAACGCAACGCGAAGACTTGCAAGCGGAGTATCGGGGCCTTGACTGGATGCTGGGCGTGGTCGACCTGCGCCTTCTGCTTGCATTTCAACGCCGGTTGATCTTCAATCCATCACGGCAGGCATTGTGTATGCCGGCGCAAAACGATTGGCCCGGTTTGATCTCACTCACTGTCGGTTCGCAACGCAGCACGGAGCATGTTTTGGTTCATAACGGCAGCGATACTGACCTTTTGGATATTAGCCTTCACTCGAATAATCCTGATCTGCAGCTACGGTTTACTCCGAAGACGAGCGGATTTGGAGCTTTGCCACTGTCGCTGTATGGCGGCACTCCTTTCTTCGAAGTAGCTGAACTACGCGGACGCTGGCTTTTGCGCGATGGCTATCATCGCGCCTACCATCTTCTGCAGGCGGGAGTCGATCGCACTCCTGCCGTCGTGATCCACACACGGAGCATCGAGGAACTTGGCGCAACCGCCCCATGGTTTTTCGGTGAAGAGCAGATCTTCTCTGATCGTCCTCCGCGGGTCACGGATTTTCTTGATGACGACCTGATCCTGCACTACGAGAGAACGGCTCTCCGCAAATTAATTCGTATTCGTGTGGAAGAGTCGCTGCAGCCGTTTGACGAAGTTCAAGAACAAGAGGAAAGACTATGAGCATTGCAACCAAACGTGGAGATGGCGGACAGACAGGACTGGCCGGCGGAATTCGCATCTCGAAGGCTGACTTGCGTGTTGAAGCTTATGGGACGGTCGATGAGCTGAACTCGGCTCTAGGCTTTGCCCGAAGCATCTGCACAAATAAGGAGATTCATGACTGGACCGAGACGATCCAACGCACGCTGTTTCGAGTAGGGTCCGCGCTGGCTACCCCGCCGGAGAGCAAAAAACCTCCGCCATCCGTTTTGATCGAGGACGTTGACATGCTGACAGACCTGGTTCATCAGATCGAGGCAACCGAAGGCATCCTTGCCGACTGGTCTTTGCCCGGTGCGCATACCGAGTCTGCCGCATACGAAGTTGCTCGCACAATTTGCCGGCGCGCAGAGCGAAACGCTGTTCGACTTGTGAACAGTGGCGTAGAGCTCAAGCCTGAGATACTCTCGTACCTCAATCGCTTGTCCGACGTGATCTGGCTCTTCGGCAGACTCATTGAAGTAAAGGTAGGCGTTGATGCGCGGCTGCGCAGCGGCGACACTGCGGGACCGAAGTGGTCAAGGGCATGGAAATGACGAAGGCTGCAGGCTTCGACGAGAATGAGCGAAATGCCATCTACCGGGCGATTCGCGAGCGGAGAGATGTGCGCCGCGGCTTTCTCCCGGAGCCAATTCCAAATGAGTTGCTATATCGGCTACTCGAAGCTGCACATAACGCACCTTCGGTTGGTCTGATGCAGCCCTGGCGATTCATTGTCGTGCGCGAACTCGCTGTGCGTCAAAAGGTTCACCAGATCTTCCTCGATGCAAACACGCAGGCGCTGGCGCACTACGAAGGGGAAAAGCAACAGAGCTATGCGGGGATGAAGCTCGAAGGCATACTGGAGGCACCGCAGAATCTGTGCATCGTGTGCGATTCGCAGAGCAGCCAGGGGCACCAGCTGGGACGACGAACGATGCCTGAGACCGCGATCTACTCGGCCGTCTGCGCGGTTCAGAATCTGTGGCTCGCCGCAAGAGCCGAGGGCATCGGCATGGGCTGGGTGAGTATCCTTGAGCCGTCTTTGTTGCGCGAGGCTCTGAAGATTCCCGGCCATATTACTCCGGTGGCTTATCTGTGCTTGGGTTACGTCGATGCGTTTGCTACAGAACCGGACCTTGAGCGCGCCGGTTGGGAGACAAGAACGCCTCTGAAGAGCGTGCTCTCGCTGGATGAATATGACAGCAGCTGGGACCAGGGGCGGCTGCCGTCATGAGAGCGCGAGCAATCATGGTTCTAGGTACGGGCTCTCATGTCGGCAAGTCTCTGCTGACTGCCGCTCTATGCCGAATCTTCGCGCAACATGGCTATCGCGTTGCGCCGTTCAAATCGCAGAATATGTCATTGAACTCTGCAGCAACTGTTGAAGGTCTCGAGATCGGGCGTGCACAAGCGTTGCAGGCAGAGGCTGCAGGAGTCGCGTCCTCGGTTCATATGAATCCAATTTTGATCAAGCCGTCGGGCGACCACTCTTCGCAGGTAGTTGTACGCGGCAAGATCTGGGGACGAGTCACGGCAGCGGACTATCATCGTCGACGCATAGAAGAGCTGCTGCCCGTGGTACGCGAGAGCTATGACTCGCTTGCCTCTCAGTACGACGTAATTATTCTGGAAGGTGCCGGATCACCAGCTGAGATCAACCTCAAACAGCATGACATTGCGAACATGCGAATGGCGGAGATGGCAGATGCCAGCTGCCTGCTGGTGGGGGATATAGATCGCGGAGGGGTGTTCGCGTCGTTGCTGGGAACGCTGGAGCTGTTGGAACCGGACGAGCAGCGGCGGATTCGTGGATTCGCGATCAATAAATTCCGTGGTGACGCAAGCCTCTTGGAGCCCGGCATACGAATGATAGAAGAGCGTGTGAAGAAGCCATGTCTCGGCGTCGTTCCTTATCTGAATTCTCTTATGCTCGAAGAAGAAGATAGCCTGGGTCTGCCGGTGTCTGCTCAAACTCAGTGGACTGGAGAGCAGATTGCGGACCAATGGACTGATCGCGCCTTGCGGGTCGCAGTCATTGCACTCCCTTCTTTTTCGAACTTTACGGACTTCGATTCTTTGCGGGCGGAGCCATCGGTATCACTTCTCTTCTGTCGCACAGCAGAGGCGATCGCACACGCTGATGTCGTCATTCTGCCTGGCAGTAAACAGACTGTGGATGACCTTCTTTGGATGAGAGGTTCAGGTTTAGAGGTCGCTATAAAGCGACACGCGCAGACAGGCTTGGTTGCAGGTATCTGCGGTGGTATGCAGATGCTTGGTAAAACTATCAGCGACCCGTCCGGAATGGAGCACGAGGGATCGGTTGCGGGTCTTGGCTTGCTTCCCATCGGCACCGTCATGCACACCGAAAAAGTAACCAGAAATGCCAGCGGACAGATTGAGGTTGAGGTTTTGTTCGACCATCCCGTTACTGATAGCAGGCTCGCAGGGTATGAGATTCACATTGGACACACTGACTATGAAGCTGGAGCAAAGCACTTCTCGACACTCTCACCCGAGAATGACCCCTCCAGCAACAGCAGAGACGGTTGCGTCAGTGCCGACACGCGCGTCTTTGGCACCTATCTTCATGGGATCTTCGATGATGATTGCTTTCGTCATCAGTTTCTCAGTGCCGCTCGCGGGTTTCACAAGCTCTCCACGCCGACGAAGATGAATCCCTGGAAGCAACTTCGAGTAGACTCCCTGAACAGGCTGGCACGCGAGGTTGAGAGTTCGCTTGATATGAAAGCAATCTTCAAGTGGGTGGGTCTGTCTTATGAGGTCCCTCTGACAGAGGATGTATCTCCGCAGCGTCGAAGTGCAGGTGCGATGCGATGAGTCGTCGAAGCGTTATCGCAGCAGCTTATCTGTTCGACTGGGTAGCTGGCGATCCTGAATGGTTCCCTCATCCCGTTCGGTTGATTGGCAAAGGAATAGAAGGGGGAGAACGAATTCTTCGAAGGCCCAGGCAGACTCCAGCAGCAGAGTTTGTCGCCGGTGGCATACTGACCTTAGGAGTGGTCGTTGCGGCGTATTTCGCGTCGGCAAAGACGATTGACTGGGCGCATAAGACGGACCGGCGGCTGGGATTCGCTGCGGAGATGCTGCTCGCATGGACGTGCCTTGCATCGCGCAGCCTGCACAAGGAGGCTTCTGCAGTTGTCGACGCTATGGAGGAAGGCGACAGCATCCTGGCCCGACAGCGGCTGACACGAATCGTCGGTCGCGATACGCAGGCACTCGACATGCAGGAGATCAGCCGCGCTGTCATCGAGACCGTGGCAGAGAGCGGTTCGGATGGCGTCGTCGCACCACTTTTTTATTTGGCTATCGGAGGAGTTCCGCTTGCCATGGCCTATAAGGCGATCAACACTCTTGATTCGATGATCGGCCATGCAGATGATCGATATTTTTACTTTGGAAAAATCGCAGCGCGGCTGGATGATGTCGCCAATTTTATACCCTCTCGATTGACAGCTCTGGGTATCGCTGCAGCAGCCGCCTTACAAGACGCGAGTCCTGCAGCAGCGCTTGAGACATGGTGGCGCGACGGCATGAAACACAAAAGTCCGAACGCGGGACAGCCAGAGAGCGCCATGGCGGGCGCACTGAAGGTGCGACTTGGAGGAGACAACTACTACGCCGGCGAGCTTATTGCAGCGCCCCTGCTTGGGGCGGGTTTTCCGCCGCCCAATGTGCTCAAAGCAAGGCTGGCCATCAGGATAGTTACTATCGTCTCTGCCCTTGGCGCAGTTACCGCACTGTTGCTGCATCGGAGACGAAGATGAGTCACCCTCCGCAGGATTTTTTACCCGCACACGGGGGACAACTGCGTCAAATCGCTGCGCAATATGAAATCCCGGTGGAACAGCTCGTTGATTTCAGCGCCAACATTAACCCGGCTGATCCCCCTGCGTCAGTGCTTGCAACTCTAAATCGAGCTTTGGCGGACTTTGCCACACTGACGGCGTATCCAGACCTTGAACTCGCCGCACTCAAGCAGGCACTGTCGAAAGCTTCGAATATTTCGCCGGAAAATATCTCTGTGGCTAACGGCTTTGTACCGCTGCTCGAAGCTGCTCTGCGTTCGTTAGGGATTACACGTTGCCTTCTGCCTGTGCCCTCGTTCAGCGAGTATCGACGTACGCTCGAGAACGCCGGAGTTGCGGCCGCTCCGCACTACCTCTTCCAAGAAAATAGTTTCTCATACGCTCCGGACTCCCTGTTGCAGGCTGCGCTGAAAGAGAGATGCAACGCAATCCTGCTGGCGAATCCGCAGAATCCTTCCGGCTCACTTTGTGAAGCGAAGACGATGCGACGTCTGATAGAAGCGGCCGCTGAGCAAGGAATTAAAGTGCTGCTTGATGAAGCTTTCATAGATTATGTTCCAGAACAGTCCCTGACTGAAGCTGCTTCTCAACATGAGAATTTGATTGTGTTCCGCTCGGTTACAAAATTTTTTGCAATCCCCGGGTTACGTGTCGCCTACGTCGTCAGCAGTCCTTCTTCGATAGAAGATCTGAACCGGAGGCTTCCGCCATGGCCGGTTACAACATTGGCATCGTGTGCAGTCTGCGCTGCGTTGCAGGATGAGACCTATGCGGAAGACACTCGGCGGAAGAACTCCCCACGGCGGACCTGGCTTGAAGGGGAACTCGCTCGCTTGAAGATCGTCACCTACCCCTCAAACACGAACTTC
The nucleotide sequence above comes from Tunturibacter empetritectus. Encoded proteins:
- the cobT gene encoding nicotinate-nucleotide--dimethylbenzimidazole phosphoribosyltransferase — encoded protein: MSDSNIVSTIESPSERWLAKARAHLDTLTKPLGSLGRLEDFAAQMVSIRQQEFAEPLRKAVYIFAADHGVTAEGVSAYPSEVTRQMVLNFLAHGAAINVLAKLHGVEMNVVDVGVDADFNRIGGLLHRKVRRGTRNMMHEPAMSSDELTEALGVGLDLADDSKTKGHNLVAVGEMGIGNTTAASAITTLLTGKPVEFTTGKGTGLNTEALQHKRRIIEVVLQKYFGEAKGDTLPDPVDILRIVGGLEIAAMTGFILGAARHGVAVVVDGFISTAAAAIAYALAPQVRGYLFAGHQSEEPGHKALLDYLELRPILALNMRLGEGTGAVLAMPILESAMCLYNQMATFESAGVSEARD
- the cobS gene encoding adenosylcobinamide-GDP ribazoletransferase, encoding MTVAAQIRRLGEELIVAFQFLTRIPMPAIAFESDSLSRAVKFFPLVGLVVGSGAVLLQKLLTTHLIRPLAALVVLTYFVLITGFLHEDGLADTADGFGGGWTKDRVLAILRDSRIGSYGATALILSLLARYLLLSSMPMEHFAAYVISAHVLCRWSSLPLSYFLPPARKQEGQGARIARLTSLPSLLFGSTFAAAIVVFALRRASVQPLFVSLFVVTLSGWFYYRRIDGVTGDCFGATNQLTEIAVYFCGVWIA
- a CDS encoding histidine phosphatase family protein, encoding MSEILFIRHAATDMAGTFCGHSDPDINARGQQQISELIDRLRKESIDIVYTSDLRRAAATASAIAEAFGVECEVRAALREISFGTWEGLSWKDIEQRDAVYAHRWMAEYPRFAAPDGEDFSDFERRVLKEVEFLSTKAIEQRIAVVTHAGVLRTVLCSLGNCSQQDAWRQTESYCAIVRHTVAPPLLTQIIGASS
- a CDS encoding cob(I)yrinic acid a,c-diamide adenosyltransferase, whose protein sequence is MSIATKRGDGGQTGLAGGIRISKADLRVEAYGTVDELNSALGFARSICTNKEIHDWTETIQRTLFRVGSALATPPESKKPPPSVLIEDVDMLTDLVHQIEATEGILADWSLPGAHTESAAYEVARTICRRAERNAVRLVNSGVELKPEILSYLNRLSDVIWLFGRLIEVKVGVDARLRSGDTAGPKWSRAWK
- the bluB gene encoding 5,6-dimethylbenzimidazole synthase, with the protein product MEMTKAAGFDENERNAIYRAIRERRDVRRGFLPEPIPNELLYRLLEAAHNAPSVGLMQPWRFIVVRELAVRQKVHQIFLDANTQALAHYEGEKQQSYAGMKLEGILEAPQNLCIVCDSQSSQGHQLGRRTMPETAIYSAVCAVQNLWLAARAEGIGMGWVSILEPSLLREALKIPGHITPVAYLCLGYVDAFATEPDLERAGWETRTPLKSVLSLDEYDSSWDQGRLPS
- a CDS encoding cobyric acid synthase, whose translation is MRARAIMVLGTGSHVGKSLLTAALCRIFAQHGYRVAPFKSQNMSLNSAATVEGLEIGRAQALQAEAAGVASSVHMNPILIKPSGDHSSQVVVRGKIWGRVTAADYHRRRIEELLPVVRESYDSLASQYDVIILEGAGSPAEINLKQHDIANMRMAEMADASCLLVGDIDRGGVFASLLGTLELLEPDEQRRIRGFAINKFRGDASLLEPGIRMIEERVKKPCLGVVPYLNSLMLEEEDSLGLPVSAQTQWTGEQIADQWTDRALRVAVIALPSFSNFTDFDSLRAEPSVSLLFCRTAEAIAHADVVILPGSKQTVDDLLWMRGSGLEVAIKRHAQTGLVAGICGGMQMLGKTISDPSGMEHEGSVAGLGLLPIGTVMHTEKVTRNASGQIEVEVLFDHPVTDSRLAGYEIHIGHTDYEAGAKHFSTLSPENDPSSNSRDGCVSADTRVFGTYLHGIFDDDCFRHQFLSAARGFHKLSTPTKMNPWKQLRVDSLNRLAREVESSLDMKAIFKWVGLSYEVPLTEDVSPQRRSAGAMR